One Kushneria konosiri genomic window, TGGCCGGCTTTTGTGTCGGGATCGTTGAAAAGTCGGAAATTCTGGATGGCTCGAAGGTCGGCGAAGGCGACGTGGTGCTGGGTCTGGCCTCAAGCGGCCCTCATTCCAACGGTTACTCCCTGATTCGACGCGTGCTCGAACGCAGCGGTGCGGCGCCCGATACGCGTCTGGACGATGGCCAGGCCCTGCGCGATGCGCTGATGGCGCCTACACGAATCTACGTCAAGTCGCTGCTGGCCATGCTTCATGACAGCGATGTCAACGTGCACGCGCTCTCCCATATTACCGGTGGCGGCCTGCTCGAAAACATTCCTCGCGTATTGCCGGACAATACCAGCGTTCATATCGATGCACAGTCCTGGCCACGCCCCGCTGTCTTTGACTGGCTGCAGCGCGAAGGCAACATCGATGAAACCGAGATGCATCGCGTACTCAACTGTGGCATCGGCATGGTGGTCGTAGTACCGGCCAACCAGGCCGAACAGGCCGAGACCTTTCTGGAAAGCACGGGCGAAACCGTGTATCGGCTGGGTCACGTCAGCCGCTCGGATGATGCAAAGCCCAGCGTTGTACTTGAAAACGCACGTTCGTAACCGAGCAGGAAACGTCATGTCCGACAGCGAAACCTCCGAGCAGAACAGTCAGTTCGAACAGCCCGACCGTCAGCGACTGGTCGTGCTGATCTCGGGAAGCGGCAGCAATCTGCAGGCGTTGATCGACGCTGAAGCCCATGATGAGCTGGGCGGTGAAATTGCCGCTGTCATCTCCAATCGCGGAGATGCCTATGGTCTGGTACGCGCCCGCGAAGCCGGGATTCCGGCCGTGGTACTGCCTCATCATGAGTATGACTCGCGCGATGCCTTCGATGCGGCGCTTGTAAAGGTCATCGATCGTCATGCTCCGGATCTGATCGTTCTGGCCGGCTTCATGCGCATTCTGACGCCGGCTTTTGTACGTCGCTATCACGGGCGCATGCTCAACATCCACCCTTCCCTGCTACCGCAATATCGTGGATTGAACACTCACGCCCGCGCATTGGCCGATGGGGTATCGGAACATGGCGCCAGCGTGCACTTCGTCAGCGATGAGCTCGATGGCGGCCCTGTCGTGGTTCAGGCCGCCGTCAGCGTGACACCGGATGACGATGAAGACGCCCTGGCAGAACGGGTGCTCACTCGCGAACACGTGATCTATCCGATGACGGTGCGATGGTTCATGCAGGGGCGTCTCAAGCTTACGCCCGAAGGCCCGCGTCTGGACAATCACCCGCTGCCCGCAGGCGGACTTCGACTATCTCCCGATGATGTGACCGAAGAAGATCTCTGAAGCCTCGCGCCTTGCCTTTAATGCCCTTGTTCTGATGATCGCCATCACCGTCTCACGGTGATGGCGATTTTCTGTGACACGTCTGACTCGCCCTCTCCGACACAAGCATTGTGTGTCCCCTGCCGATTTTCAGACGGTCCTTTTCCTGTGTTAACCCTTCCGGCTTGCCGCACTGACCGGTTATGCCAGGCTTATGACCTGATCAATCACTTGATTGAGTCTGCCAGGAAAACAGGGAAGCTTTCACATGAAATATCGTCCGCTCGGCAACTCCGGTCTGCTGGTTTCTGAAATGGCGCTTGGGACCGTTCCTTTTGGAGGCAGCGGCGGCTTTGAAAAAGCGGCCAGTGTTGATGTTGATGGCGCACGACGCCAGTTTGATCTGGCACTGGAAGCCGGCGTCAATTTGATCGACACAGCCGACCTCTACTCCATGGGCGAAGCCGAAGAGCTGGTCGGTCGCGCCCTTGGTGACAAGCGACACGACATCATTCTGGCATCCAAGGCCAGAAGCCCCATGGGCGACAACCCCAACCACAGTGGCTTTTCGCGCTACCACCTGATCAATGCCTGCGAGGCGAGTCTCAAGCGTCTTGGCACCGATCATATTGATCTTTACCAGATACATAACTGGGACGGCGTCACACCGGTCGAGGAGATGCTTCATGCCCTCGACCATCTCATCAAGAGCGGCAAGATCCGCTACTACGGCACCTCCAATTTCACCGGCTGGCAGATGATGAAAACCATCGGCAAGGCGGAACTGCATAATGTGACATTACCAATCAGCCAGCAGATCTATTACACGCCGGAGTCTCGTGAGGCCGAATACGAGCTGATGCCGCTGGCGATCGATCAGAATATCGGCACGCTGATCTGGGGGCCATTGGGAGAAGGCGTTTTCAATGGCAAGCTGCGTCGTGGCCAGAAGGCGCCGGAGGGCACACGTCAGGGCAATGGCTGGCCGGAGCCCTATATTCATGATATGGCACGTGCCTATGACATCATCGAACTGCTGGCCGAGATCGGTGAAAAGCACAATGCCTCGATCCCGCGCACCTGCCTTGCATGGCTCAAGGATCGCCCCGGTGTGACCTCACTGATCATCGGCGCTCGCAATGAAGAGCATCTACGGGATGATCTGGCCGCCGCCGAGATGACGCTCGACCAGGACGATATTGACCGTATTGAGACGGCCACACGTCCGGCACCACAGTATCCGTACTGGCACCGAGTGGTCTCCGGCATGGATCGGATCGACAGGGCGGAAAAACCCTTTATCGATAATTACCGCAAGACCATCGAGAACCGCAGCGACCAACGCTGACGATAGACAGCGTTCATTGGCCCATGACACAGGGCCCTACCCATTGGGTAGGCCCTGTTAATCACACACTGTACTGAACACCAAAACATGACCCATAAAAAAGGCCCCCAATGAAGCATTGGGGGCCTTTTCGCGTGGAGTCCCGAAGGTCTCCAATCATGCCAGAGGCATTAACGCTTGGGCTTCGGACGGCCCTGAACGGCCTTGAAGCGCGGGTTGGTCTTGCAGATAACGTAAACGCGACCACGGCGCTTGACGACCTGACAATCCTTGTGGCGAGTCTTGGCTGACTTGAGTGAGCTGACGACCTGCATGCTACCTCCGTCTCCCTGAGTAATCAGGGGCGATTAAATCCGTGATTTCAACATTGTCGCCAGCAGGATGGATCCTGCTGACGACAGTGTCATTGATATGTCTGAACAGACCTATACAGCCATCCAGCGGATGACCGCAAGCGTGCTATCAGTCCTGATTCATCTGCTGCTTGATCAGGTCACCGATAGTGGTCGGACCGGAAGTTTCGGTCTCCTGCTCACGCATGTTGCGCATGTTCTGACGAGTCTCGTCCTGATCCTTGGCGCGGATGGACAGGTTGATGACGCGGTTTTTGCGATCAACACCAACGATGCGCGCTTCGACGCTGTCGCCTTCGTTGATCACGGTACGGGCGTCTTCAACACGGTCACTGCTGATCTCGGAAGCCTTGAGTACGGCGATGACGTCGGTTGCCAGCTCAACGTAGGCTTCACGGGCATCCACTTCGGTCACGCGACCGGACACAAGCGCGCCCTTGTCGTTAACGGCCAGGTACTCGGACATCGGATCGCTTTCCAGCTGCTTGATGCCCAGCGAGATGCGCTCACGCTCCGGATCGATCGACAGGATGACAGCCTCGGCTTCTTCACCCTTGCGATAGCGACGAACGGCTTCTTCACCGGTTTCGTTCCAGGAGATGTCGGAGAGGTGCACCAGACCATCAATGCTGCCGTCCAGACCGATGAAGATACCGAAGTCGGTGATCGACTTGATGGTACCGGAGACACGATCGCCCTTGGCAAAGCGCGAGCTGAAGTCTTCCCATGGATTGGAGGTGCACTGCTTGATGCCCAGCGAGATACGACGACGTTCTTCGTCGATATCCAGCACCATGACTTCAACGTCGTCACCGACCTGAACCACCTTGGACGGATGGATGTTCTTGTTGGTCCAGTCCATTTCGGAAACGTGAACCAGACCTTCAACACCCTCTTCCAGCTCGGCAAAGCAGCCGTAGTCGGTCAGATTGGTCACGCGAGCGTTGACCTTGGTGCCTTCCGGGTAACGATTCTTGATGTTGACCCACGGATCTTCGCCCAGCTGCTTCAGACCCAGTGATACGCGGTTGCGCTCACGGTCAAACTTCAGCACCTTGACATTGATCTCGTCGCCAACCGCCACGATTTCGCTCGGATGCTTGATGCGCTTCCAGGCCATATCGGTGATGTGCAACAGGCCGTCAACACCACCGAGATCGACGAAGGCGCCGTAATCGGTCAGGTTCTTGACGATACCATTGATCTGCTGGCCTTCCTGCAGTGTCGCGAGCAGCGCTTCACGCTCGGCACTGTTTTCGGCTTCAAGCACGGCGCGGCGAGAAACAACAACGTTGTTACGCTTGGCATCGAGCTTGATGACCTTGAAGTCGAGTTCCTTGTTTTCCAGGTGCGCGGTATCACGAACCGGACGGACATCGACGAGCGAGCCCGGGAGGAAGGCACGGATGGAATTGACATCGACGGTGAAACCGCCCTTGACCTTTCCGTTGATCACGCCCTTGACGACTTCGTTTTCCTCGAAGGCTGCTTCCAGTTCCTTCCAGGCTTCGGCACGCTTGGCCTTTTCGCGAGACAGGCGCGTCTCACCGAAACCGTCTTCCACGGCTTCCAGCGCAACCTTGACTTCATCGCCGACACTGATGGTCAGTTCACCATTGTCGCTACGAAACTGTGCCGCAGGGATCTGCCCTTCGGATTTCAGCCCGGCGTTGACAGTGATCCAGTCACCTTCGATGTCTACCACGGTCGCCATGACAATGGCACCGGGTTCCATGTTGATGTCCTGAAGAGACTGTTCAAACAGTTCTGCAAAGCTTTCGCTCATGGTATTCCTATAGTGATCAACAAAAAGCAACCAGGACGGCTGCATTCTCCACGCCACCAGCAAGCGCGGGCCAATGACAAACTCCCCGGGGACGTTAACGCTGGTTAGACGTGGCAGGGTTTACAGATGTTGACCGCTGCCACCCCATGACGTCTTGCCGGGGCCTCCGGAAATTCAGGCGCTTATTGGGAGCTTTTCAAACCACGCAGGGAGAGAAGTGCTTCAATGCGTGCCACGACATCCGGGATCGAAAGCTCGGTCGTATCGATCGTGACGGCATCCTCGGCAGGCCTTAATGGCGCCACCGTTCGCTGCATGTCACGCGCGTCCCGAGCCTCTATCTCCTTTAAAAGGCTCGAAAGGCTAGCATGTTGTCCGGCCTGTCGCAACTGATCATGCCGTCTTCGAGCCCGCTCCTCGGCACTGGCCGTCAAAAATATCTTGAGCGGTGCCTCGGGAAAGACCACGGTACCCATGTCACGACCATCGGCCACCAGACCCGGTGTTTTGGCGAATTCACGCTGGCGTGCCAACAGGGCATCACGCACGCCGGTGATCGCGGCAACCTGCGAGGCGCATCCACCAACATGCTCGTTGCGAATGTCGGCGCTGACATCCTCACCTTCCAGCATGATCCGAGTGTGTCCATCTTCGCTGACAAAGGTCACATCCAGCTCACGCGCCACCGACTCAAGGGCAACATCGTCAGTCATCTCGATATCACGACGCAGGGCAGCCAGCGCTGTCAGACGATAAAGCGCGCCCGAGTCCAGCAGATGCCAGCCCAGATCCTGGGCGACCAGTCGACTGATGGTGCCCTTGCCCGCCCCACCGGGGCCATCAATGGCGATGACCGCTGCATTGATCTGCTGGCTCATGCGTCCTCCGAAACAACCTCAAGTTGCATGCCGACCTCTCGGGCCAATGCAGGAAAATTGGGAAAGGACGTCGCCACGTTGGCACAGTCACGGATGGTGATATCTCCTTCGGCGCGCAGGGCAGCCACGGTAAAGGCCATGGCAATGCGATGATCGCCAAGACTTTCGACTTCGCCCCCGTGGTAGCGACCACCCACGATGTCGATACCATCTTCGACCACCGTGTTGACCACGCCCAGAATGTCCAGACCGTCAGCCATGGCCTTGATACGATCGGACTCCTTGACGCGCAGTTCAAGCGCATCGCGAAGCCGGGTGGTGCCACTGGCGTTGGCGGCCGCGATAAAGAGCACCGGGAACTCATCGATGGCAAGCGGCACCTGATCCACCGGGATATCAATCCCGTGCAGCTCGGCGTAACGCACCCGTACATCGGCAACCGGCTCACCGCTGACCTTGCGCTCGTTGAGCAGCTCAATATCGGCGCCCATTTCGCGCAGGATGTTGATGACACCAACACGGGTCGGATTGATCCCCACGTGTTGCAGGGTCAGATCCGCGCCGGGCGTAATGGAGGCAGCCACCAGGAAAAACGCTGCTGAAGAAATATCTGCCGGAACATCAATGAAGCCGCCGGTGAGTCGACCACCACCTGCAATGTGGGCCACATCCTCATGACGGGCGACCGGGTAGCCAAAGGCAGTCAGCATGCGTTCAGTATGGTCCCGCGTCGGGGCCGGCTCGCGCACCCGGGTATCGCCGGTGGCATACATGCCGGCCAGCAACAGGCACGACTTGACCTGAGCACTGGCCATGGGCAGGTCGTAATCGATACCAGCCAGGCGCTGTCCTCCGCGAACGGTCAGCGGTGGGCGCCCCCCCTCACCGGTATCAATGACGGCGCCCATCAGTCGGAGCGGATCAGCGACGCGCCCCATCGGGCGGCGATTGAGAGACTCATCACCTGTCAGTGTCACATCAAACGTCTGTCCGGCCATGAGTCCTGCAAACAGGCGCATGCTGGTACCGGAGTTGCCCAGATAAAGCGCCCCACCCGGCTGTTTCAGCCCGTGAAGGCCTACTCCGTGGATGACCACACGGCCGGCCTGAGGGCCCTCAATCGCCACGCCCATTTCACGAAAGGCCTGAAGCGTGGCAAGACTGTCCTCGCCTTCAAGAAAGCCTTCCACGGTGGTGACGCCCTCGGCCAGCGCGCCAAGCATGATGGAGCGATGTGACATCGACTTGTCGCCGGGCACGCGAATATTACCCCGGACCTGTCCGCCGGCGCCCGCACGGTACACAACGTTTCTGGTTTCCATGACCTGATAGCTCTTCTGGCTGAGTAGTCTGTCGAAATAATGTCGCGCGTGACTGGCGCGGGAGAAGATGCCCAGCATGGCATCGCCATCGCCGCCTGCCACGGCGGTACGAAGTTCGCTGACACCGGCCTCGAATTCAGAAAGCGCTTCAAGCACCGCTTCCCGATTGGCCAGATAAATGTCGCGCCACATCACCGGGTCACTGCCGGCAATACGGGTGAAATCACGAAAGCCACCGGCCGCGTAGCGAAAGATATCGAGTCGATCATCCTGACGCGCCAGCGTATCGACCAGCGAAAACGCCAGCAGATGAGGCAAATGACTGGTCCGTGCCAGCACCTCATCGTGACGCTCGACCGTCAATTGCTCGATATGGGCGCCACAAACGCGCCATAGACGCTCAACGCGCTTCAGCGCCTGTACATCGGTATCGGCTTCAGGGGTCAGAATCACGCGATGACGCTGATATAGCGCTGGATTGGCAGCCTCGACACCACTTTTTTCCGCACCGGCAATGGGATGCCCCAGCACCAGCCAGCTCGGTACTCGCCCAAGCGCCGCCCGGATCTGATCACGAATGGCCGACTTGGTGCTGCCCACATCGGTCACCACCTGACCGTGACGGCGACGCTGGCTCAGCTGCGCCATGACCGGTGCTATCGCCATGACCGGTACGGCCAGCACAATCAGCGAGACGTGAGGCAAAAAGGCGGCCGGGTCGGCGCCACCATCATCGATCAACCCCATGCGTCGCCCAAGGGCAACTTCTTTGGGATTGAGGTCAACACCGAAGCAGCGTCCTGCGTAACCGGCGTCACGAAGCGCTGCCAACAGCGATCCACCAATCAGCCCCAGACCGATCACCAGAATGCCGGTCTCTTCTGATAATACGGTCGGCGTCTTCGAAATGTCCTGCTCGCTCAAAGCACACCCACCGGATAGGAGCCCAGCACCCGCACATCGGCGGCCCGCAGCCGCACTTCTTCCAGCGCAGCCTGCACGCGCGGCTCTTCCTGATGTCCCTTGAAATCGATGAAGAAAACGTAGTTCCAGAGCCCGTGCCGGGAAGGCCGGCTCTCCAGGCGCGTCATGTCGACCTTGTGACGATGGAAGGGCTCAAGCAGGTCATGCAGGGCGCCGGGCTGGTTGCGCATGGAGGCCACCAGCGACGTCTTGTCTTCGCCACTGGGCGGCACATCGTGATTACCGATGATCAGAAAGCGCGTCGAGTTGTCCGGCATGTCCTCGATCTTCTCTTCGAGGCGCTCAAGGCCATAAAGCCGCGCGGCCATGTCCCCGGCAATGGCCGCGGTGTGCCATTCACTCTTGACCCGGCGAGCCGCTTCGGCATTGGAAGACACGGCCACACGTTCGGCGTGCGGGTAATGAGCATCCAGCCATTTGCGACACTGTGCCAGTGACTGCGAGTGGGAATAGATGCGCGACACCTTGTCCCGGCGGGTGTTACTGCCCACCAGTAGGTGGTGGTGAATACGCAGCACTACCTCACCGCAGATTCGCAGGGAAGTGTCCATGAAGGAGTCCAGCGTGTGGTTGACCACGCCTTCGGTCGAATTCTCGACCGGCACCACCCCATAGTTGGCCGCCCCCGCCTCGACTTCACGAAAGACTTCATCAATGGCGGGCAGCGGCTTGCACACGGCACTGTCACCAAAATGCTTGAGCGCCGCCTGCTGGGTGAAGGTGCCTTCCGGACCGAGATAGGCCGCCCGCACCGGCTTTTCCAGCGCCAGGCAGGCCGACATGATTTCCCGGAACAGGCGCGCCATCTCCTCGCCCGCCAGCGGTCCCTTGTTGAGGGCCATGATGCGCTTGAGGACCTGAGCTTCACGCTCGGGGCGATAGAATACCGCCTCCGGGTCCTCGGCCAGCTTGACGTGAGCTACCTGCTGGGCGCAGGCGGCACGCTCACTGATCAGATCAAGAATTCGCTGATCCAGCGTATCAATACGGTCGCGCAAGGCGCCAAGATCCACGCCCTGATCGTTGTTGTCGAAAGAGGAAGGCTGATCGGTCATGTCATTACCCGTAGCGACGCTCGAAATCCTGCATGAAGGCCACCAGCCGATCAACACCCTCTTCCGGCATGGCGTTGTAAAGGCTGGCCCGCATACCACCCACGCTGCGATGTCCCTTGAGTGTCAAAAGACCTGCCGCCTCGGACTCGGCCAGAAACGCCTTGTTGAGCGTTTCGTCACCGAGGACAAACGGGATATTGGTCAAGGAGCGGTTGGCTGCAGCAATCGGGTTGGAATAGAAGCCGCTAGCGTCGATGGCCTCATAAAGCTTTTGCGCCTTGCGACGATTGACCTTCTCGATCGCCTCGACACCGCCCTTTTCCTTGAGCCATTCAAACACCAGCCCCGATAGATACCAGGCATAGGTCGCCGGCGTGTTGAGCATCGAGCCGTTGTCGGCAAAGGCCTTCCAGTTCAGCATGGAAGGCGTTTCACGACGCGCGCGATCCAGCAGATCGTTGCGAACAATGACGATAACGATCCCGGCCGGACCGATGTTTTTCTGCGCACCGGCGTAGATCACACCGAACTTGGAGACATCCACTCTGCGTGACAGGATCGAGGAGGACATGTCACAGACCAGCGGCGCCGCCACCTGAGGTACGTAATCCATCTGCAGGCCGCCGATGGTTTCGTTATCGCAGTAGTGCAGGTAAGCCGCATCTTCTGACAGCGAGAGCATTTCCTGACCGGGCGCGGCGGTATAGCCGTTATCCTCGGCTGAGGCCACCAGATGTGCCTCGCCCAGATGCCGGCCTTCCTTCAGAGCCTTCTGAGACCAGATACCGGTATCCAGATAGTTGCCACATCCGCCCTGCCCCAGCAGATTGAATGGCACACACCCAAACTGCTGGGTAGCGCCGCCCTGCATGAACAGCACACTGTAGTTGTCCGGCACCTGCATCAGCTCGCGCAGATTGGCCTCGGCGCGCTCTGCAACAGCAATGAAGGCCTCACTGCGATGACTCATCTCCATGACGGAAAGGCCACGCCCCTCAAAATCAAGCATCTCATCGCGCGCGCGCTCAAGCACGGCGGTGGGCAGCGTGGCGGGGCCGGAACAGAAATTGAAATGTCGGGTCATGTCAGGTCTCGACGGGCTTGAAAAAATAACGGCGCCCTTCCCTGAAAGGCGCCGATGGTTCTAGTCTTCGCGGGCCGAATCGGCGTTACCGTCATCGGGGTCTGCAGACGCTTGATCAACCTCATCCATCAATGCCTCCTCATCCTCGGCAAGCGCCTCGTCGTCCTTTTCCAACTCATCAAGACGAACGGTAGACACCAGGCTTTCACCCTTGCCGGTTCGAATAAGGGTCACGCCCTGCGTGTTACGAGAGCTGATGGACACCTCGCCGACCCGGGTACGCACCAGCGTGCCGCGATCGGAAATCATCATCATCTCATCATTTTCACCGACCTGAATGGCGGCCACCAGCGGCCCGTTACGTGCCGTGGTCTGCATGGCGATCACGCCCTGGCCGCCACGACCACGCAGCGGGAACTCCTCGAGCCGGGTGCGCTTGCCGTAACCGTTGCTGGACGCCGTCAGGATGTAGCACTGGCCTTCACTGACCTGCGTGCCTTCCACCTCGGTCTCATCATCGGCGCTTTCATCGATGGTGGTCGTACTGGGGATGATCAGGCTGATCACCCGGGCATCGTCCAGCAGGCGCATGCCTCTGACGCCACGCGCCGTACGACCCATGGCGCGCACATCGTTTTCGTCAAAGCGGATGGCCTTGCCGTTGGAAGACAGCAAAATGGCGTGATCACTGCCGGAGGTGATGGCAGCGCCTACCAGACGATCGCCTTCATCAAGATCGAGTGCGATCAGACCCGCACTGCGCGGACGCGAGAACTGATCCAGCGTGGTCCGCTTGACCGTGCCGTTGGCCGTGGCGAAGAAGATATAGCTGTCATCGCGATACTCCTTGACCGGCAGGATCGCCGTAATCCATTCGCCTTCATCCAGCGACAGCAGATTGACCAGCGGCCGACCGCGCGAACCACGCGAGGCCTGCGGCATTTCATAGACCTTGAGCCAGTAGACCTTGCCGCGATCGGAGAAAAGCAGCACGGTGTCATGGGTCGAGGCCACCAGCAGATGTTCGATGACGTCCTCATCCTTCATGCTGGTCGCCGACTTGCCGCGGCCGCCGCGCTTCTGGGCCTGATAGTCGGACAGCGGCTGGGTCTTGGCATACCCGCTTCTGGAGATGGTGACTACCATGTCTTCGGCGGCGATCAGATCTTCCATCGTGAGGTCACGACGGCTGTTCTGGATTTCAGTACGACGCTCGTCACGGTACTGATCGCGCACCGCTTCCAGCTCTTCGCGAATCACTTCCATCAGGCGATCGGCCGACGAGAGAATGCGGGTCAGCTCGGCGATGGTATCGAGGATGCCCTTGTACTCATCGAGCAGCTTCTCGGTCTCAAGACCGGTCAGACGATGCAGACGCAGCTCCAGAATCGCCTGAGCCTGTGCCGCCGACAGCTGATAGCGCCCACGATCGTCCGACAACCCGCAGCTCTCCTCGAGATTGTCAGGCTTGCAGGAGGTCGCACCGGCGCGGTCCAGCATGTCGATGACTTGGCCCGGCGCCCAGTCACGCGCGATCAGCTTTTCCTTCGCCTCGGCCGCGTTGGGCGAGGCCTTGATGAGCTCGATCACCTCATCGATGTTGGAGATGGCGACCGTCAGGCCTTCAAGAATATGGCCGCGTTCCTTTGCCTTTTTCAGCTCATAAAGCGTTCGGCGGGTCACCACCTCGCGGCGATGGCGAATGAAGGCTTCCAGCAGCTGCTTGAGGTTGAGCGTTTTGGGCTGACCGCTTTCAAGCGCGACCACGTTGATACCGAACACGGTTTCAAGCTGGGTCTGGGAGAAGAGATTGTTGACGACCACATCGCCGGACTCGCCGCGACGCGTTTCGATCACCACACGCAGACCGTCCTTGTCAGACTCGTCACGCAGCTCGGCAATGCCTTCGATGCGCTTGTCCTTGACCAGCTCGGCAATCTTTTCGATCAGACGAGCCTTGTTGACCTGATAAGGCAACTCGGTCACGACAATGTGATCGCGGCCGGTGCGCTCGTCATGCTCGACGGTGTGGCGGGCGCGCACATGGATACGTCCGCGCCCGGTGCGATAGGCATCCAGAATGCCGGCACGGCCATTGATGATGCCGGCGGTCGGAAAGTCCG contains:
- the serC gene encoding 3-phosphoserine/phosphohydroxythreonine transaminase; translated protein: MTRHFNFCSGPATLPTAVLERARDEMLDFEGRGLSVMEMSHRSEAFIAVAERAEANLRELMQVPDNYSVLFMQGGATQQFGCVPFNLLGQGGCGNYLDTGIWSQKALKEGRHLGEAHLVASAEDNGYTAAPGQEMLSLSEDAAYLHYCDNETIGGLQMDYVPQVAAPLVCDMSSSILSRRVDVSKFGVIYAGAQKNIGPAGIVIVIVRNDLLDRARRETPSMLNWKAFADNGSMLNTPATYAWYLSGLVFEWLKEKGGVEAIEKVNRRKAQKLYEAIDASGFYSNPIAAANRSLTNIPFVLGDETLNKAFLAESEAAGLLTLKGHRSVGGMRASLYNAMPEEGVDRLVAFMQDFERRYG
- the gyrA gene encoding DNA gyrase subunit A; this encodes MGEIAREILPVNIEDELKQSYLDYAMSVIIGRALPDVRDGLKPVHRRVLYAMHELRNDWNKSYLKSARVVGDVIGKYHPHGDSAVYDTIVRMAQDFSMRYMLVDGQGNFGSIDGDSAAAMRYTEVRMARLSHELLSDLEKDTVDWVDNYDGTERIPEVLPTRVPNLLVNGASGIAVGMATNVPPHNMGEVIDGCLALIEDHTLSIDELMEYIPGPDFPTAGIINGRAGILDAYRTGRGRIHVRARHTVEHDERTGRDHIVVTELPYQVNKARLIEKIAELVKDKRIEGIAELRDESDKDGLRVVIETRRGESGDVVVNNLFSQTQLETVFGINVVALESGQPKTLNLKQLLEAFIRHRREVVTRRTLYELKKAKERGHILEGLTVAISNIDEVIELIKASPNAAEAKEKLIARDWAPGQVIDMLDRAGATSCKPDNLEESCGLSDDRGRYQLSAAQAQAILELRLHRLTGLETEKLLDEYKGILDTIAELTRILSSADRLMEVIREELEAVRDQYRDERRTEIQNSRRDLTMEDLIAAEDMVVTISRSGYAKTQPLSDYQAQKRGGRGKSATSMKDEDVIEHLLVASTHDTVLLFSDRGKVYWLKVYEMPQASRGSRGRPLVNLLSLDEGEWITAILPVKEYRDDSYIFFATANGTVKRTTLDQFSRPRSAGLIALDLDEGDRLVGAAITSGSDHAILLSSNGKAIRFDENDVRAMGRTARGVRGMRLLDDARVISLIIPSTTTIDESADDETEVEGTQVSEGQCYILTASSNGYGKRTRLEEFPLRGRGGQGVIAMQTTARNGPLVAAIQVGENDEMMMISDRGTLVRTRVGEVSISSRNTQGVTLIRTGKGESLVSTVRLDELEKDDEALAEDEEALMDEVDQASADPDDGNADSARED